One genomic segment of Impatiens glandulifera chromosome 6, dImpGla2.1, whole genome shotgun sequence includes these proteins:
- the LOC124942965 gene encoding F-box protein CPR1-like codes for MSLLPDEILADILCRLPVKCLLRLRCVSKSWLSLISSSHFVKLHLSQSVQTKNNLRIFMWKDNIYRVDFDPLKEGFLPPVAVDYLPLSCPVMSLIMEMRFADYDYDGGILLSGSCDGLLCLSNAISINTVLLWNPSTRKSIKLPYPFVDFRDKYDIFYNCIYRFGYDNTNDDYKVVRIVFISNIFRVGICTDYELNVYSLKSNLWHTSETFPHRPKLESFGDSIVSGALHWISSVESDTEKKILIVAFDLGTEKYRVIPPPEFVGPHFRLNLDNLGGCLSLSCHYESSFVDVFLLKEYGRENEYWSKLITISPTNHFISFHTVKPIIYSKCGKKVLLNIDFLSFIWYNLEQQSFKEIRDHGMEDLSEVNICLESLLSVDVPPAVCI; via the coding sequence ATGTCGCTGTTACCGGATGAGATTCTAGCTGACATTCTTTGTCGGTTGCCTGTCAAGTGTCTGCTCCGTTTAAGGTGTGTATCTAAATCATGGCTTTCCTTAATCAGTAGCTCCCATTTTGTTAAATTGCATCTGAGCCAATCAGTTCAAACCAAAAACAACCTCCGTATTTTTATGTGGAAAGACAATATTTATCGGGTGGATTTTGATCCCcttaaagaaggatttcttCCACCAGTGGCGGTCGATTACCTTCCATTGAGTTGTCCTGTGATGTCTTTGATTATGGAAATGCGCTTTGCGGATTATGATTATGATGGTGGAATTTTGCTCAGCGGGTCCTGTGATGGCTTACTCTGCCTGTCAAATGCCATTTCCATTAACACTGTCTTATTATGGAATCCATCAACGAGAAAATCTATAAAATTGCCTTACCCATTTGTTGATTTCCGAGATAAGTATGACATTTTCTACAACTGTATTTATCGATTCGGCTACGATAACACCAACGATGATTACAAGGTTGTGAGAATTGTgtttatttcaaacatttttagaGTAGGCATTTGTACCGATTATGAGTTGAATGTTTATAGTTTGAAATCAAATTTGTGGCATACGTCAGAGACGTTTCCTCACCGTCCGAAGTTGGAGAGCTTCGGAGATTCAATAGTTAGTGGAGCTCTGCACTGGATCTCGTCTGTGGAATCGGATACAGAAAAGAAAATCTTGATTGTTGCCTTTGATCTTGGGACAGAGAAATACCGAGTAATTCCACCGCCAGAGTTTGTTGGACCTCATTTCCGTTTAAATTTGGATAATTTAGGTGGATGCCTTTCGCTAAGTTGTCATTACGAGTCATCGTTTGTGGATGTATTTTTGCTGAAGGAATATGGACGGGAAAATGAATATTGGTCGAAATTGATTACAATATCACCAACAAATCATTTTATATCTTTTCATACAGTGAAAcctattatttattcaaaatgtgGTAAGAAAGTACTCTTGAACATTGATTTTCTAAGCtttatttggtataatttaGAACAACAGTCATTCAAGGAAATTAGGGATCATGGTATGGAAGATTTATCAGAAGTAAACATTTGCCTTGAAAGTTTACTCTCTGTTGATGTTCCTCCAGCTGTGTGTATCTAA